A genomic segment from Flavobacterium sp. 9R encodes:
- a CDS encoding YaiO family outer membrane beta-barrel protein produces MRQFCSYHHYAFTLFLFLGTMSLCAQKMNTDSLLVSIISDMKTSNNYQKNIEKCLLGKKIAPDYLDFQLLLGRNYEFIKQTDSARYYYKKVLDKNPKYEEAFLYLINLDIREKKYNEGLATTEKALTLYPKSIVYYQKKSEIYGLLQEREQQIKSLKETLEIFPNDTKTLSELEQINQENRNNRIGVNYNYTAINRKEIGPWHLLHLEYVNDQKWGSIIGRISYAERYAINNSISKGMQYEIESYYKTSKRSYTYWDATYSNDLVFPKYKLGGSFYLNWGKSWEADMGIRFIKTQNLDVLTLVTGVSKTIGSYWLSVKAYLNNNKKKYNPVFTLNNRYYFNSKYDYATLNIGFGTSPDERTTIAQLQNRLNLNSYRMGAGYYKLLLKKFVTGIQLNYNYQEYIPNEFQNEYELSLLLHYKL; encoded by the coding sequence ATGAGACAGTTCTGTAGTTATCATCATTATGCTTTTACTTTGTTCTTATTTTTGGGAACAATGTCACTTTGTGCCCAAAAAATGAATACTGATAGTTTGCTCGTATCCATTATCTCAGATATGAAAACTTCCAATAACTATCAAAAGAACATAGAAAAATGCTTGTTGGGAAAAAAAATAGCACCTGATTATCTTGATTTTCAATTGCTGCTAGGAAGAAATTATGAATTCATCAAACAAACAGATAGCGCCCGATATTACTACAAAAAAGTACTGGACAAAAACCCAAAATACGAAGAAGCCTTTTTGTATCTAATCAACTTAGATATCCGTGAAAAAAAGTATAATGAAGGATTAGCTACCACAGAAAAAGCCTTGACCCTATATCCAAAATCAATAGTTTATTATCAAAAGAAATCAGAAATTTATGGTTTACTTCAAGAGCGTGAACAACAAATAAAAAGCTTAAAAGAAACCCTTGAAATATTCCCTAACGATACCAAAACCCTCTCGGAATTAGAACAGATAAATCAAGAGAATAGAAACAACAGGATTGGAGTTAACTACAATTACACTGCTATAAACCGAAAAGAAATTGGACCTTGGCACTTGCTCCATTTAGAGTATGTCAATGATCAAAAATGGGGTTCCATAATTGGTAGAATTAGCTATGCTGAGCGATATGCTATCAATAATTCCATTTCAAAAGGAATGCAATATGAAATAGAATCGTATTACAAAACTAGCAAAAGAAGCTATACTTACTGGGATGCTACTTACAGCAACGACCTTGTTTTTCCTAAATACAAACTGGGGGGGTCTTTCTATTTAAATTGGGGAAAAAGTTGGGAAGCCGATATGGGAATCCGTTTCATCAAAACCCAAAATCTTGATGTTCTCACATTGGTAACAGGAGTTTCAAAAACAATCGGCTCTTATTGGCTGTCCGTAAAGGCCTACCTTAACAATAACAAAAAAAAGTACAATCCAGTATTTACATTAAACAATCGATATTACTTTAATTCAAAATACGATTATGCCACACTAAATATAGGTTTTGGAACGTCTCCCGATGAAAGAACCACTATTGCACAATTACAAAACCGACTCAATTTAAACTCCTACAGGATGGGTGCAGGATATTACAAACTGTTACTAAAAAAATTCGTTACAGGTATCCAATTGAACTACAATTACCAAGAATACATTCCTAATGAGTTTCAAAATGAATATGAGCTATCGCTATTATTACATTATAAATTGTAA
- a CDS encoding glycosyltransferase, producing MEIIKNLVAVVLYGYEIFIALFSLSYVIFYFILAILSYIAIAKHINNKKLLEDEIVTRSNYMPGVSVVAPAFNEGVNIVYNVKSLLSLTYPKYEIIIINDGSTDDTLTKLIDEFELEKVDFFYQEKIKTKPVRGHYKSKNPIYSKLLIVDKENGKSKADASNAGINSSQYPLFLCTDVDCILKRDTILKLAKPFIENETKVIATGAGIRISNSCEIRDGLLVKVHFPKKWYPRFQELEYVRSFIFGRMAWSQINGLLLVSGGLGMFDKETVIAAGGYWHKSLGEDMELITRMRKYMHEKKEPFLIKYIPESLCWTEVPETRTIFIRQRVRWARGLVQTLYLHRKMFYNKKYGRTAFVTLPFFFAFEFLVPIIELLGIIVLALTYVWGLINFEFLIIMTAFVYLVYLFITLVCILIDEILYRSYANYKELFILIGMAIIEPIVYHPLTIYSSLRGYWDFISQKEQKWGVMVRKGYEQPKQI from the coding sequence ATGGAAATAATCAAAAATTTAGTGGCGGTCGTTCTATATGGTTATGAAATCTTCATAGCTCTTTTCTCATTATCCTATGTAATTTTTTATTTCATATTAGCTATCCTATCCTATATTGCTATTGCAAAACACATAAATAATAAGAAACTGTTAGAAGATGAAATTGTAACAAGATCGAACTATATGCCTGGAGTTTCTGTAGTAGCTCCAGCTTTTAATGAAGGTGTAAACATTGTCTATAATGTAAAATCATTACTCTCCCTAACCTATCCAAAATATGAAATCATAATTATTAATGATGGAAGTACTGACGATACCTTAACAAAATTAATAGATGAATTTGAACTTGAAAAAGTAGATTTTTTTTATCAAGAAAAAATTAAAACCAAACCTGTAAGAGGACATTACAAATCAAAAAACCCAATTTATTCAAAACTTTTAATTGTAGATAAAGAAAATGGAAAAAGCAAAGCAGACGCATCGAATGCAGGCATTAATTCCTCACAATACCCTTTGTTTTTGTGCACTGATGTCGATTGTATTCTCAAAAGAGACACAATACTCAAACTTGCAAAACCTTTTATAGAAAACGAAACAAAAGTAATAGCAACTGGCGCTGGTATTCGAATATCCAATTCTTGCGAAATAAGAGATGGTTTATTGGTAAAAGTTCATTTTCCCAAAAAATGGTATCCCCGATTTCAAGAATTAGAATATGTACGTTCCTTCATTTTTGGAAGAATGGCTTGGAGCCAAATCAATGGGTTATTACTCGTTTCTGGTGGTTTAGGAATGTTTGATAAAGAAACAGTAATTGCAGCTGGAGGATATTGGCACAAATCCCTAGGTGAAGACATGGAATTAATAACACGCATGAGAAAATACATGCATGAAAAAAAAGAACCCTTTTTAATAAAATACATTCCTGAATCACTCTGCTGGACAGAAGTGCCTGAAACTAGAACTATTTTTATTAGACAGCGCGTAAGATGGGCTAGGGGATTAGTTCAAACTCTATATTTACACAGAAAAATGTTTTACAATAAGAAATACGGCCGAACTGCTTTTGTAACATTACCTTTCTTTTTTGCTTTTGAATTTTTGGTCCCAATTATCGAACTATTAGGAATTATTGTACTTGCATTAACTTACGTTTGGGGTTTAATTAATTTTGAATTTTTAATTATAATGACGGCTTTTGTCTATTTGGTTTATTTATTCATAACCTTAGTTTGCATTTTAATTGATGAAATTTTATATCGCAGTTATGCAAATTACAAAGAACTTTTTATTTTGATTGGAATGGCAATAATTGAACCTATTGTATATCATCCTTTAACGATTTATTCCTCATTGAGAGGATATTGGGATTTTATAAGTCAAAAAGAACAAAAATGGGGAGTTATGGTAAGAAAGGGTTATGAACAACCCAAGCAAATCTAA
- a CDS encoding TIGR02757 family protein — MTEAELKDFLNEKVLQYNTLDFIESDPVQIPHLFTQKEDIEIAGFLSATIAWGNRKMIIKNSIKMMDLMGNSPYDFVLSHSDSHLERLNTFVHRTFNGQDFQSFIKGLQHIYNNHNGLEAVFAKNQEPTSVQKSIHEFKKAFFEIQQPQRSQKHISDPLNNSAAKRINMYLRWMCRQDNKGVDLGIWNSISPSKLSCPLDVHSGNVARKLGLLTRKQNDAKALNELDNQLRLLDPKDPVKYDFALFGLGVFEGF; from the coding sequence ATGACTGAGGCTGAACTTAAAGACTTTCTTAACGAAAAAGTACTACAATACAACACCCTAGATTTTATAGAAAGTGATCCGGTTCAAATTCCGCATTTATTTACTCAAAAAGAAGATATCGAGATTGCAGGTTTCTTGAGTGCCACTATTGCTTGGGGCAACCGCAAAATGATTATCAAAAACAGTATCAAAATGATGGATTTAATGGGGAATTCTCCATATGATTTTGTCTTATCGCATTCAGACAGCCATTTAGAAAGACTCAACACATTTGTTCATCGAACCTTTAATGGACAGGATTTTCAATCTTTTATCAAAGGACTACAACACATTTACAACAATCATAACGGTTTAGAAGCTGTTTTTGCGAAAAATCAAGAGCCAACAAGTGTTCAAAAAAGCATACATGAATTCAAAAAAGCTTTTTTTGAAATTCAGCAACCGCAACGAAGTCAAAAACACATTTCGGATCCGTTGAATAACTCTGCGGCGAAAAGAATCAACATGTACTTGAGATGGATGTGCCGACAAGATAATAAAGGAGTAGACTTAGGCATTTGGAATAGTATTTCACCATCCAAACTTTCGTGTCCGCTCGATGTTCATTCAGGAAATGTTGCACGGAAATTGGGACTTTTAACCAGAAAACAAAATGATGCTAAAGCTCTCAATGAACTTGACAATCAACTCCGACTTTTAGACCCAAAAGACCCTGTTAAATATGATTTTGCTTTATTTGGTCTAGGAGTTTTCGAAGGCTTCTAA
- a CDS encoding ABC transporter ATP-binding protein gives MILAKNIHKFYDQLEVLKGVDLHITKGEIVSIVGASGAGKTTLLQILGTLDRPTSSENSSLLINGEDVLKMNDKALSRFRNLNLGFIFQFHQLLPEFTALENVCIPAFIAGKNKLETEIEAKKLLDYLGLSHRHHHKPNELSGGEQQRVAVARALINKPDILFADEPSGNLDTTSAENLHQLFFKLRDELGQTFVIVTHNEELANMADRKLVMVDGLISA, from the coding sequence ATGATACTTGCAAAAAACATACATAAATTCTACGACCAACTTGAGGTTTTAAAAGGAGTTGATTTACATATCACTAAAGGAGAAATTGTATCTATAGTGGGGGCCTCTGGTGCTGGAAAAACCACTTTACTTCAAATACTTGGCACTTTAGACAGACCGACTTCGAGTGAAAATTCAAGTTTGTTGATTAATGGAGAAGATGTCTTGAAAATGAACGACAAAGCTTTGTCACGTTTTAGAAATTTAAACCTAGGGTTTATTTTTCAATTTCACCAGTTATTACCAGAATTTACCGCATTAGAAAACGTATGTATTCCTGCTTTTATAGCTGGAAAAAACAAATTAGAAACAGAAATTGAAGCGAAGAAATTATTGGACTATTTAGGGCTTTCTCATAGACATCATCATAAACCTAACGAATTATCAGGTGGTGAACAACAACGAGTGGCGGTAGCTAGAGCATTAATCAATAAACCCGACATCCTATTTGCAGATGAACCTTCAGGGAATTTGGACACTACATCAGCAGAAAACTTGCATCAACTCTTCTTTAAACTTAGAGACGAGTTGGGACAAACCTTTGTTATTGTTACACACAATGAGGAGTTAGCCAATATGGCCGATAGAAAATTAGTGATGGTAGATGGGCTAATTAGTGCTTAG
- the msrA gene encoding peptide-methionine (S)-S-oxide reductase MsrA, producing MNKSIATFAGGCFWCTEAVFLQLKGVESVVSGYIGGAVENPTYQQICTGTTGHAEAIQITYDEDLIAFETLLEVFFATHNPTTLNRQGADVGTQYRSEVFYHSDNQKLLAEAYINQLEEAKVFDSPIVTQLSPVSKFYPAEQYHQNYYQLNKEQSYCHYVITPKMNKLSESFTRLLK from the coding sequence ATGAATAAATCAATTGCAACATTTGCTGGAGGCTGTTTCTGGTGTACCGAGGCTGTTTTTTTACAGCTCAAAGGAGTAGAATCAGTAGTGTCGGGTTATATTGGAGGTGCTGTTGAAAATCCAACCTACCAACAAATATGTACAGGTACAACAGGACACGCAGAAGCTATTCAAATTACATATGATGAGGACTTAATTGCTTTTGAAACTCTTTTAGAAGTGTTTTTTGCTACACATAATCCAACAACACTCAATAGACAAGGCGCCGATGTAGGAACACAATACCGTAGTGAAGTTTTTTATCATTCGGACAATCAAAAGTTACTTGCTGAGGCCTATATCAATCAATTAGAAGAAGCTAAAGTTTTTGATTCCCCTATCGTTACTCAGCTTTCACCAGTTTCAAAGTTTTATCCTGCAGAACAGTACCATCAAAACTATTATCAACTAAATAAGGAACAATCGTATTGTCATTACGTCATTACTCCCAAAATGAACAAACTTTCTGAATCGTTTACTAGATTATTAAAATAA
- the folE gene encoding GTP cyclohydrolase I FolE, with amino-acid sequence MNTVLDRELIEILGDNHQATSADTPLRADAFVKSDAQKMERIEHHFHAIMEEMGLDMTDDSLSGTPFRVAKMYIQEIFSGLDPKNKPKISVFENSYHYDKMLVEANINFNSTCEHHFLPIVGKAHIGYVSSGKVIGLSKLNRIVDYYSRRPQVQERLIMQIFNELKTVLETDNVIIVMEAKHLCVSSRGIKDETSFTSTIQYGGIFNEKENRNDFFNMIKQE; translated from the coding sequence ATGAACACAGTATTAGATAGAGAATTAATTGAAATTTTAGGTGATAATCACCAAGCCACTAGTGCAGATACACCTCTTAGAGCTGACGCATTTGTAAAATCGGATGCCCAGAAAATGGAACGAATTGAGCATCATTTTCACGCCATTATGGAAGAAATGGGATTGGATATGACAGATGATAGCTTGAGTGGTACTCCATTCCGTGTGGCGAAGATGTATATTCAAGAGATTTTTAGTGGTTTAGACCCTAAAAACAAACCCAAAATTTCGGTTTTCGAGAATAGCTACCATTATGACAAAATGCTGGTTGAAGCCAATATTAATTTTAACTCTACCTGTGAGCATCATTTTTTACCAATTGTAGGGAAAGCTCACATAGGGTATGTTTCTAGCGGAAAAGTGATTGGATTGTCAAAATTGAACCGAATCGTCGATTATTATTCTCGTCGCCCTCAAGTACAAGAGCGCTTGATTATGCAAATTTTTAATGAATTAAAAACTGTTTTGGAGACGGATAATGTTATCATTGTTATGGAAGCAAAACATTTGTGCGTTTCTAGCCGTGGTATCAAAGATGAAACTAGTTTTACCTCTACGATTCAATATGGGGGGATTTTTAATGAAAAAGAAAATAGAAATGATTTCTTCAATATGATTAAGCAAGAATAA
- a CDS encoding DUF6787 family protein, whose protein sequence is MKKLKERWGIESNFQLTLIFIVFAITGSASAWLSKPFCYWLGITKADLGFWFTPVRLLLIFPIYQVLLVCIGFLFGQFRFFWAFEKKMLRSMGLGFLFKT, encoded by the coding sequence ATGAAAAAATTAAAAGAACGTTGGGGAATAGAAAGTAACTTTCAATTAACATTAATTTTTATTGTTTTTGCAATCACTGGTTCAGCATCCGCATGGTTATCTAAACCTTTTTGTTATTGGCTGGGCATTACCAAAGCCGATTTGGGATTTTGGTTCACTCCTGTTCGACTCCTACTTATTTTTCCTATTTATCAAGTGCTTTTAGTTTGCATAGGATTTCTATTTGGTCAATTTCGATTTTTTTGGGCTTTCGAAAAGAAAATGCTCCGAAGTATGGGACTCGGTTTTCTTTTCAAAACATAA
- a CDS encoding DUF6146 family protein: MKKIAFIIVLIAIIGACSTPKNSLASVPTTNPVKGDTIRIANDSLEYEVIIIDPGFSTWLNSIALPRGYYSQFYLENKNRFYITEWNNRAQQPLRFDPNLYEMTINYDPQINYGYEVNYLIYNYMIYFQNRYQQRLFGNVPIR, encoded by the coding sequence ATGAAAAAGATAGCTTTTATAATCGTGCTTATTGCAATAATTGGCGCTTGTTCGACTCCAAAGAATAGTCTAGCTTCAGTTCCTACAACCAATCCAGTTAAAGGAGACACAATAAGAATTGCTAATGATTCATTAGAATATGAAGTAATCATTATTGACCCAGGTTTTAGCACTTGGTTGAATTCTATTGCACTTCCAAGAGGTTATTATTCGCAATTTTATTTAGAAAATAAGAACCGATTTTATATTACAGAATGGAACAATAGAGCGCAACAACCGTTACGATTTGACCCAAATTTATATGAAATGACAATAAATTATGACCCACAGATAAATTATGGATACGAAGTGAATTATTTAATCTACAATTATATGATTTATTTCCAAAATCGATACCAGCAAAGGCTATTTGGCAATGTCCCGATACGATAA
- a CDS encoding DUF937 domain-containing protein has product MFEQLTQLVQQFGDDAVVKNSAIPNEHNEAVMQETGNSIFASLQKMASEGGVEQLAGLLQGNNAQDSSNPAVQQITQQLTGSLSEKFGISGEAASGVAGNMIPKILGGLMGKANDPNDSFQISDIIGAIAGNSEQAGGIMDTISKYGTQFGLDQNADGKVDISDAMNLAKGSGGIGGILGKLFGK; this is encoded by the coding sequence ATGTTTGAGCAATTAACACAATTAGTGCAGCAATTTGGAGATGATGCTGTTGTAAAAAACAGTGCTATACCAAATGAGCATAACGAGGCAGTTATGCAGGAGACGGGCAACTCAATTTTCGCTAGTTTACAAAAAATGGCTTCTGAAGGAGGAGTTGAGCAATTGGCAGGTTTGTTGCAAGGCAATAATGCCCAAGATAGTTCCAATCCTGCAGTACAACAAATCACACAACAACTTACTGGTAGTTTGAGTGAAAAATTCGGAATAAGCGGAGAAGCAGCTTCTGGAGTAGCAGGAAATATGATTCCGAAAATTCTAGGTGGATTGATGGGCAAAGCCAATGACCCAAACGATAGTTTTCAAATTTCGGATATCATTGGAGCAATTGCTGGCAATAGCGAACAAGCGGGTGGTATTATGGATACTATTTCTAAGTACGGAACACAATTTGGCTTAGATCAAAATGCGGATGGAAAAGTAGATATTAGTGACGCTATGAATCTAGCAAAAGGTAGTGGCGGAATTGGAGGAATACTAGGTAAATTATTTGGTAAATAA
- a CDS encoding D-2-hydroxyacid dehydrogenase, which translates to MKVLANDGISKSGILALEKGGFEVITTKVAQEQVANFINENNVSVILVRSATKVRKDIIDACPGIKIIGRGGVGMDNIDVDYAKSKGIHVINTPASSSESVAELVFGHLFTGVRFLHDSNRNMPLEGDSNFDGLKKAYANGTELRGKTLGIVGIGRIGQATAKMALGLGMKVIAADSFIPQVDIKVEFFDGQSITSTIVSQSLESLFQEADFITLHVPAQNGYIIGEEQLATMKDGVGIVNCARGGVIDEVALVKALDSGKVAFAGLDVFESEPKPEMAILMHSKISLTPHIGAATGEAQDRIGTELASQIIALLG; encoded by the coding sequence ATGAAAGTATTAGCCAATGACGGAATTTCAAAAAGTGGAATTCTAGCTTTAGAAAAAGGTGGTTTTGAAGTAATCACTACAAAAGTGGCGCAAGAACAAGTGGCCAATTTTATTAATGAAAACAACGTGAGCGTTATCTTGGTAAGAAGTGCTACCAAAGTGCGCAAAGACATTATCGATGCTTGTCCTGGTATCAAAATTATTGGTCGTGGCGGTGTTGGTATGGATAATATTGATGTGGACTATGCAAAAAGCAAAGGGATTCACGTAATCAATACTCCTGCTTCTTCATCAGAATCGGTAGCGGAATTGGTTTTTGGACATTTGTTTACAGGAGTTCGTTTTTTACACGATTCTAACAGAAATATGCCTCTTGAAGGAGACTCAAATTTTGATGGTTTGAAAAAAGCCTATGCTAATGGTACTGAACTAAGAGGAAAAACTTTAGGAATTGTAGGTATTGGACGTATTGGTCAAGCTACTGCAAAAATGGCTTTAGGACTAGGTATGAAAGTTATTGCTGCCGATAGTTTTATTCCTCAAGTAGACATTAAAGTGGAGTTTTTTGATGGACAATCTATCACTTCTACTATTGTTTCTCAATCATTGGAATCGTTGTTTCAAGAAGCAGACTTTATTACTTTGCACGTACCAGCTCAAAACGGGTATATCATTGGCGAAGAACAATTGGCTACTATGAAAGACGGCGTAGGAATTGTAAACTGCGCTCGTGGTGGTGTAATTGATGAAGTTGCGTTAGTAAAAGCTTTGGACAGCGGAAAAGTAGCTTTTGCAGGTTTAGATGTTTTTGAAAGCGAGCCAAAACCAGAAATGGCGATTTTGATGCATTCTAAAATCTCGTTGACGCCTCATATTGGTGCAGCTACTGGAGAAGCTCAAGACAGAATTGGAACAGAATTAGCCTCACAAATTATTGCTTTGTTAGGATAA
- the serC gene encoding 3-phosphoserine/phosphohydroxythreonine transaminase, with amino-acid sequence MKKHNYSAGPCILPQEVFEKSAQAILDFNNSGLSILEISHRSKDFVAVMEEARALALDLLGLTGKGYQALFLAGGASLEFIMAPYNLMKEGGKAAYLDSGTWASAAIKEAKTYGETVIVASSKEQNYNHIPKGYTVPEDADYFHCTSNNTIFGTQMKEFPKLNIPIVCDMSSDIFSRVLDFTQFDIIYAGAQKNMGPAGTTLVVVKEEILGKNGRVIPSMLDYAKHIKAESMYNTPPVFPVYTSLLTLQWLKNLGGVAAIEKINNEKAALLYNEIDRNPLFRGTAAVEDRSNMNVTFLLNDEAHKDTFDAMWKAANISGLPGHRSVGGYRASIYNAMPIESVQVLVDVMKALEAAV; translated from the coding sequence ATGAAAAAACACAACTACAGCGCAGGACCATGTATTTTACCACAAGAAGTTTTTGAAAAATCGGCTCAAGCCATTTTAGATTTCAACAACTCAGGATTATCAATTTTAGAAATTTCCCACCGCAGTAAAGACTTTGTTGCCGTAATGGAAGAAGCCAGAGCTCTTGCTTTAGACTTATTAGGTTTAACAGGCAAAGGCTACCAAGCTTTATTCTTGGCTGGAGGAGCTAGTTTAGAGTTTATTATGGCGCCTTACAACTTGATGAAAGAAGGAGGCAAAGCTGCCTATTTAGACTCTGGAACTTGGGCCAGTGCTGCCATTAAAGAAGCAAAAACTTATGGAGAAACGGTAATCGTGGCTTCCTCTAAAGAACAAAATTACAATCATATTCCAAAAGGATATACGGTGCCTGAAGATGCAGATTATTTTCACTGTACGAGCAACAACACCATTTTTGGAACACAAATGAAAGAATTTCCAAAATTGAATATTCCAATCGTTTGTGATATGAGTTCGGATATTTTTTCACGTGTTTTAGATTTCACTCAATTTGATATCATTTATGCAGGTGCTCAAAAAAATATGGGTCCAGCAGGAACAACTTTAGTAGTGGTTAAAGAAGAGATTCTTGGCAAAAACGGTCGCGTGATTCCAAGTATGTTGGATTATGCCAAACATATCAAAGCAGAAAGTATGTACAATACTCCACCTGTTTTCCCAGTATACACTTCGCTATTGACTTTGCAATGGTTGAAAAACTTGGGAGGTGTAGCAGCCATCGAAAAAATCAATAACGAAAAAGCGGCTTTATTATACAATGAAATCGACAGAAATCCATTGTTTAGAGGAACAGCTGCTGTAGAAGACCGTTCGAATATGAACGTTACTTTCTTATTGAACGACGAAGCACATAAAGATACTTTTGACGCGATGTGGAAAGCCGCTAATATTTCAGGACTTCCAGGACACCGTTCTGTAGGAGGTTATAGAGCGTCTATCTATAATGCGATGCCAATAGAAAGTGTTCAAGTTTTGGTTGATGTTATGAAAGCTTTGGAAGCAGCGGTTTAA
- a CDS encoding acyl-CoA reductase gives MTLETKKSKFVELGKFLSQFSSIENPSKNDVLGNDLFFDECLNLIALSQSHNGWYTPEQVCFAFQSWAKALTQEKLDQWLSAYDFTDRQPKTIALILAGNIPLVGFHDFLSVLISGHNVLVKTSSNDQHLLPFIAKYLIHIAPEFKDKITFVEGKLENFDAVIATGSNNTARYFEYYFKDKPSIIRKNRNSVALLTGEESREQLEALGEDIFRYFGLGCRNVSKLFVPKNYSFDAFFEAIFKYKEVIEYEKYANNYDYNKAVFLMSNFKLLDNGFLTIKEDNGYSSPISSTFYEFYEDIDDVVKRLQDEEDKIQCIVSNNLISNSIPFGQTQSPELWDYADNVDTISFLLTIK, from the coding sequence ATGACATTAGAAACAAAAAAAAGTAAATTTGTTGAATTAGGAAAATTCTTGAGTCAATTTTCTTCTATAGAGAATCCCTCGAAAAATGATGTTTTGGGCAACGATTTATTTTTTGACGAATGTCTTAATCTAATTGCTCTTTCTCAGTCGCATAATGGTTGGTACACTCCTGAACAAGTCTGTTTTGCTTTTCAATCTTGGGCGAAAGCATTAACCCAAGAAAAACTAGACCAATGGCTATCTGCATATGATTTCACAGACAGACAGCCTAAAACAATTGCCTTGATTCTTGCTGGAAACATACCTTTGGTAGGTTTTCATGATTTCTTATCGGTATTGATTTCGGGACATAATGTTCTAGTAAAAACCTCTTCGAATGACCAGCATTTACTTCCGTTTATAGCGAAATACCTAATTCATATTGCCCCTGAATTCAAAGATAAAATCACTTTTGTTGAGGGAAAATTAGAAAACTTTGATGCCGTTATCGCAACAGGAAGTAACAACACTGCTCGCTATTTTGAATATTATTTCAAAGACAAACCTTCAATTATCAGAAAAAACAGGAACTCAGTAGCATTGCTAACTGGTGAAGAATCCCGCGAACAACTCGAAGCTTTGGGTGAAGATATTTTCCGCTATTTTGGTTTGGGATGTCGCAACGTATCAAAACTTTTTGTGCCAAAAAACTATTCTTTCGATGCTTTTTTTGAAGCCATTTTTAAATACAAAGAAGTTATTGAATATGAAAAATATGCCAATAATTACGACTACAATAAAGCCGTTTTCTTGATGAGCAATTTTAAGTTGCTAGACAATGGCTTTTTGACCATCAAAGAAGATAATGGCTACAGCTCGCCTATTTCGAGTACTTTTTATGAGTTTTATGAAGACATCGATGACGTGGTAAAGCGCTTACAAGACGAAGAAGACAAAATTCAGTGTATAGTTTCTAATAATTTAATCTCCAACAGTATTCCCTTTGGGCAAACCCAAAGCCCTGAATTATGGGATTATGCTGATAATGTAGATACAATTTCATTTTTACTAACAATAAAGTAG
- a CDS encoding 4Fe-4S dicluster domain-containing protein, with the protein MAIIITDECINCGACEPECPNTAIYEGADDWRYKDGTKLKGKVILPDGTEIDAEAPQTPISDEVYYIVPGKCTECKGFHDEPQCAAVCPVDCCIPDDNHVEDEETLLNRQSFLHNE; encoded by the coding sequence ATGGCAATTATTATTACAGACGAATGCATTAACTGTGGAGCTTGCGAACCAGAATGTCCAAATACTGCAATTTATGAAGGCGCAGACGATTGGCGTTATAAAGATGGCACCAAATTAAAAGGAAAAGTAATTTTACCTGATGGTACTGAAATAGATGCTGAGGCACCACAAACTCCAATTTCTGACGAAGTATACTATATTGTTCCAGGAAAATGTACAGAGTGTAAAGGTTTTCATGATGAACCACAATGTGCTGCAGTTTGTCCAGTAGATTGCTGTATTCCTGATGATAATCACGTAGAAGATGAAGAAACACTTTTAAACAGACAATCGTTTTTACATAACGAATAG